The genomic stretch TTATTTGCCCATCACTGGTTTATAGGCAGTGCGACGGAAGTTTCTTCCAGGAAGCTACGGAAAACACTGGATCTACATCTCAAAGCCCTTAATGATGATTATGCTGTAGAAAGAAACCATGCTTTAAAGCAAGTAAAGGTGACGGTATTACCATCGCCACTTTTCTATGAATGGATGAAGGAGCAGGGCAAAGAAGGAGGCCAACACAAATTTCCCAGAGTACTGAAAGGTGACAAAGCAGCAAAATGGTTGGATTTTCTGGTGAAAAAAGAAGTGACGTTGTGAGTGAGGCACTTGTGGAAGGTGTGAGTATGGGACTTTTATTGTCCGCCATGATCGGTCCTGTGTTTTTCACACTTATCCAAAGTAGTCTGGAAAAGGGCTTTCGTTACGCTGCAGTAGTAGCTTTAGGGATTTTGAGCAGTGATGCCATTTATGTGTTGTTGACTTTTTTTGGAATAAAATTCCTGGCTGAAGCCACTTACTTTGAAGAGGTATTGGGGTATGTAGGAGGGGCTATTTTGATTGGTTTTGGCATCAGTTATTTGCTTAAGAGGAAGTTGGATAAGCCTATTGACATCCAAGACAAAAAGAGCAGGCCAAAAAAAAGGAGTGCATTTCTCAAAGGGTTCAGTATCAATGGTATTAATCCTTTTGTGTTGCTGTTCTGGATCTCTATTGCCAGCTTGGTCCATCTCAAGACGGGTTTCGGGAGGGCGGATTTTTGGCTTTATTATTCAAGCATCCTACTAACCGTATTCAGCATAGATCTTTTCAAAGCATATATAGCCAAGCAACTTAAGGGCTTTGTAACAGTTCATTTTATGTTTTGGCTAAATAAGGCAGTGGGGATTGCCATGATCGGATTTGGACTTCGTCTTCTTTGGTTTGCAATGGGATAGAATAGCTTTGTGCCTAAGCATGAACAAATCAGGTATTTACAAAGTTTAGAAGTGCTTCAATGCTTTAAAACCGTGAAGTATCTTTCCCCAATCGCCATTGGTATAGCAGCCAGTTCTGTGGAAAAGCATGAAAGACCTTTCATAAAAAAGACCCTCAGAAAATGAATGCTGAAGGTCTTTTTGCATATTGGCCACATCCACATAATGCAGATGCGTATAAGCTGATTAGTCAGCCAGGTATTTTATGACAGGCGTATAGTCCATGTTAAATGCTTCTGCTACTGCTTGATAAACAATGTCACCGTTGATAATATTCAGACCAGGAACTAGGTCAGGATTTTCCTGTGCTGCTTTTTTCCAGCCCTTATCTGCCAATTGGATAGCATAAGGAAGTGTGGCATTTGTCAGTGCCAACGTGGAAGTATAAGGTACAGCACCAGGCATATTGGCTACACAATAGTGTACCACGTCATCGATGATGTAAGTAGGGTCTTGGTGGGTGGTAGGTTTACAAGTCTCAATACATCCCCCTTGATCTACAGCCACGTCCACCAACACAGTTCCCGGTTGCATTTCTTTTAGCATATCACGGGTGATCAGGTGAGGTGCCTTGGCTCCTGGGATCAATACCGCTCCGATAATCAGATCATGGTTAGTGATCATTTTACGTACATTGAACTCGTTGGACATCATCGTCTTCACATTGGCAGGCATTACATCTGCTAGGTATCTCATGCGGGGTAGAGATACATCCATGATCGTCACGTCTGCTCCAAGTCCGGCGGCCATCCAGGCTGCCTGGGTGCCTACTATACCACCGCCAAGAATCAGGACTTTGGCAGGAAGTACACCCGGTACACCTCCAAGAAGAATCCCTCTTCCTTTCAGTGGTTTCTCCAAATAATTAGCCCCTTTTTGCACTGCCATTCTCCCGGCCACTTCAGACATGGGCACCAATAATGGGAGACTTCTGTCCGGTTTTTCTACCGTCTCGTAAGCAAGACAGATTGAATTGCTGGCAACCATTGCTTTAGTCAATGGCTCATAAGAAGCAAAGTGAAAATAGGTGAACAGCAGCTGGTTTTCCTTGATCAGTTTGTATTCCTGCTCTATCGGTTCCTTTACTTTCATAATCATTTCAGCGATTTCGTAAGTCGCCTCAATAGTAGGAAGAATGGTGGCGCCGGCCTCTACGTAAGTTTCATCCGGAAATCCGCTCCCTTCACCAGCAGTGTGCTGCACGTAAACGGAATGTCCTCTTTTTACCAATTCTTTTGCACCGGCAGGAGTAAGAGCTACACGGTTTTCGTTGTTTTTGATTTCCTTCGGAACACCTATAATCATGACTTGTATATGGGTTTAGTAAACTTGCGGACAAATATAGCATGTGAGAGGGTATCGATTAGCAAAATAGAGAATAGTATTTGGTATGCTTTGGAAAAAACCTATAATTCAAAATTTAATTTTGTATAAAAAATTTGATATGTTTAAAATTTTAAAATATGAATTTTAAGCACTGATAATTTTGGCCAGGTGTTTTCATTTAATTATCGGTTAAAATCTGTGATATTTTTAGGTAATCCAGCCTTAAATTTTTTTAATTAATTTATATTCAGAATTTAATTCTGTTTAATGTGTTTGATGATGGGTTTTTCGAAATTTTTGATCGGTAAATAATAATGCTGAAATTTGTATAGAAATTGGATTTGGCTATTTTTGAATGATTCAAAAAATCATCAAAACAAAACCCAGATAACTTTAGTAAATTAACCTTTATGTCAGAAGTTCAATCAGTACCTAAAACCCTGAATATACCAGACCTTTCTAAAGAAGCAGTGCTTGAAGACTTTCGGGTCGCCATGATCAGCAGGCATGCTTCTCTTGTGGGAAGGAAGGAGGTTTTTATGGGTAAGGCCAAATTCGGGATTTTTGGAGACGGGAAGGAAATCGCTCAGATAGCCATGGCAAGGGCTTTCCAACTGGGGGATTTTCGCTCAGGATATTACAGGGATCAGACATTTATGTTTGCCATTGGGGAATTGACCGTACAGCAGTATTTTTCCCAACTCTACGCTCATACAAATGTGGAAGCGGAGCCTGCAAGTGCAGGACGCCTGATGAATGGACACTTTGCCACACGGTCTCTCCATGAGGATGGGAGCTGGAAGGATCTGACTAAAATGTATAATTCCGCAGCGGATATATCGCCTACCGCAGCCCAGGTGCCAAAGCTTCTGGGACTGGCGTATGCCTCTAAGCTTTTTAGGGAGAACAAAGGGCTGAAGGATTTGACCAAATTTTCAGTAAATGGGAATGAAGTCGCCTGGGGCACCATCGGAAATGCCTCTACTTCAGAGGGGATGTTTTTTGAAACCATAAATGCGGCCGGAGTGATGCAGGTGCCTATGGTGATCTCAGTTTGGGATGATGGCTACGGGATTTCTGTGCCCAATGAGTTTCACACCACAAAGAGCAGTATTTCTGAAGTATTGGCCGGTTTCAAAAGGACTGATACTGAAAAAGGGATAGAGATTATCCGTGTGAATGGCTGGGATTATGAAGCCTTGATGCACGCTTATGTAGAAGCTGGAGATCTGGCCAGGACATCGCATGTACCGGTATTGATCCATGTCCTTGAAATGACACAACCC from Algoriphagus sp. NG3 encodes the following:
- the ald gene encoding alanine dehydrogenase, which translates into the protein MIIGVPKEIKNNENRVALTPAGAKELVKRGHSVYVQHTAGEGSGFPDETYVEAGATILPTIEATYEIAEMIMKVKEPIEQEYKLIKENQLLFTYFHFASYEPLTKAMVASNSICLAYETVEKPDRSLPLLVPMSEVAGRMAVQKGANYLEKPLKGRGILLGGVPGVLPAKVLILGGGIVGTQAAWMAAGLGADVTIMDVSLPRMRYLADVMPANVKTMMSNEFNVRKMITNHDLIIGAVLIPGAKAPHLITRDMLKEMQPGTVLVDVAVDQGGCIETCKPTTHQDPTYIIDDVVHYCVANMPGAVPYTSTLALTNATLPYAIQLADKGWKKAAQENPDLVPGLNIINGDIVYQAVAEAFNMDYTPVIKYLAD
- a CDS encoding LysE family translocator, with product MSEALVEGVSMGLLLSAMIGPVFFTLIQSSLEKGFRYAAVVALGILSSDAIYVLLTFFGIKFLAEATYFEEVLGYVGGAILIGFGISYLLKRKLDKPIDIQDKKSRPKKRSAFLKGFSINGINPFVLLFWISIASLVHLKTGFGRADFWLYYSSILLTVFSIDLFKAYIAKQLKGFVTVHFMFWLNKAVGIAMIGFGLRLLWFAMG